The Solanum lycopersicum chromosome 9, SLM_r2.1 genome window below encodes:
- the LOC101266669 gene encoding exocyst complex component EXO84B-like yields MFIRQFLTSKSKLFTPYLPKFQSSYYTTNKACLIRCITISSNTYFLMNTVTVASSTSRFRFRDIPADDDSTDAHSVSDFSSVSSDFDADNTELQSMTAKGITHLCSELLELKRESEEDFQRIIFTNYSVFIGIFEGTKDLESDLLQLKYQVAKQKGLIKDLTNDVFLKFLEEEKTESNLEDSLSDYTSLSSVIDAHTNEVFEIIDDLLSEHRLDEAISFLEKEADFFKDDQLAENPLTDELMCYNSKISEKTCMIADQLTVIAKNPRVSAPELQKALVGLRRIGENDLATELLLKYYQSRIADGTHDMFFAKVYTHELYLREVSKLLFSMISQAAKSFTLLHGENSSYESELHRWVMEQTATFSVCFKNYVISMVEPSTGVSTAVEAIQSTMAYCSLLEAQGIKLQSSLIEHIRPCIHEVLQIHVQHLKKVIGIFTSCETWVLGRYLVSGILSPDSYPTNTGQPLSDYCLLTNSGRKFITLNQAILEEVSPLIQLHVEGLLLRGLLDLFTEYTSILESALTNQTEIEEVDSRINIAESVEQQVSLISNLSKLSQFFSSMIRRAFCDTYHLEFEIDNCELFINDNFSRLRSQFCKQLILKSWPLDSEHSCSTDLQPSISYQELYFALRNLKEHADDTLIEMKWLKDVFIELMEMMLDKNMDKEETFLILNLKQLTLDIHFLLEMAKWGGYLSDTIMNSYFDSESRIKSAFLSAGIDLERYMIYVGWATKTAIETLQKLHELDKAETLSSEFINNIEDETNNSTESRGSIDDIKSEDVTTCIKMFEIDVVPKEDNASVEEENEK; encoded by the exons ATGTTTATTCGGCAGTTTCTAACGTCAAAATCAAAGCTTTTTACTCCATATTTACCAAAATTTCAATCATCATATTACACAACAAACAAAGCTTGTTTAATTCGTTGTATCACTATTTCGTCCAATACATATTTTCTCATGAATACTGTTACTGTTGCTTCTTCAACATCAAGGTTTCGGTTTAGGGATATTCCCGCCGATGACGATTCAACTGATGCTCATTCCGTCTCTGATTTTTCCTCTGTTTCCAGTGATTTTGATGCTGATAATACAGAGCTTCAGTCCATGACTGCTAAG GGTATTACTCACCTTTGTTCAGAACTCCTTGAGTTGAAAAGAGAGTCTGAGGAAGATTTTCAGAGAATCATCTTCACAAATTATTCAGTATTTATTGG GATTTTTGAAGGGACAAAAGATCTAGAGAGTGACTTATTGCAACTGAAGTATCAGGTTGCAAAGCAGAAAGGGCTCATAAAAGATCTTACAAATGATGTTTTTCTAAAGTTTCTTGAAGAGGAGAAGACAGAGTCAAATCTTGAAGACAGTTTATCAGATTATACGTCTTTGTCCAGCGTTATTGATGCTCACACAAACGAGgtttttgaaattatagatGATCTTCTTTCAGAACATCGATTGGATGAAGCTATTTCATTCttggagaaggaggctgatttCTTCAAAGATGATCAGTTGGCGGAGAACCCTTTAACGGATGAATTGATGTGTTATAACTCTAAAATATCAGAGAAGACATGTATGATTGCAGATCAGTTGACAGTAATAGCTAAGAATCCTCGCGTTTCTGCACCTGAACTGCAGAAAGCATTGGTTGGACTCCGTAGAATTGGTGAAAATGATCTTGCAACTGAATTATTGCTGAAGTATTATCAATCACGCATTGCAGATGGCACACATGACATGTTTTTTGCCAAGGTCTATACACACGAACTATATCTTCGAGAAGTCTCTAAGCTTTTATTTTCAATGATCTCCCAAGCAGCTAAAAGTTTCACCCTGTTGCATGGTGAGAATTCATCTTATGAGTCGGAATTACATCGGTGGGTGATGGAACAAACTGCAACATTTTCTGTATGTTTCAAGAATTATGTTATATCCATGGTAGAGCCAAGTACTGGCGTATCAACAGCAGTAGAGGCTATACAGTCCACAATGGCATATTGCTCTTTGTTAGAGGCACAAGGAATAAAACTGCAATCGTCTTTGATAGAACATATCCGTCCCTGTATACACGAGGTCTTACAGATCCACGTACAACACTTAAAGAAAGTGATCGGTATCTTTACATCATGCGAGACTTGGGTTCTGGGAAGATATCTAGTATCAGGAATTTTATCTCCTGATAGTTATCCCACCAACACTGGCCAGCCGCTATCAGACTATTGTCTGCTTACCAACAGTGGTCGAAAGTTCATCACACTAAATCAG GCCATACTTGAAGAAGTTTCTCCGCTAATTCAACTACATGTGGAAGGCTTACTTCTAAGAGGCCTTCTAGATCTTTTTACAGAGTATACTTCTATTTTGGAAAGCGCACTGACAAATCAGACAGAAATTGAGGAAGTCGATTCAAGAATCAATATTGCAGAGTCAGTAGAACAACAAGTTTCTCTTATTTCTAATTTATCAAAACTTTCACAATTCTTTTCCAGTATGATTCGTAGGGCGTTCTGTGACACCTACCACTTGGAGTTTGAGATTGATAATTGTGAGCTCTTTATTAACGACAACTTTAGTCGGCTAAGATCTCAATTCTGCAAGCAATTAATTCTTAAATCCTGGCCACTTGATAGTGAACATAGCTGTAGCACCGATTTACAGCCCTCTATTTCTTACCAG GAATTGTATTTCGCGTTAAGGAATCTAAAAGAGCATGCTGATGACACTCTTATCGAAATGAAATGGTTAAAAGATGTATTCATTGAGCTGATGGAGATGATGTTAGATAAGAATATGGATAAAGAAGAAacttttctaattttgaatcTTAAACAGCTTACTCTTGATATCCACTTTCTCCTTGAAATGGCTAAATGGGGAGGATACTTGTCTGATACCATTATGAATTCCTATTTTGATTCGGAATCTCGTATAAAATCAGCATTCCTCTCTGCTGGAATAGATCTtgaaag gtacatgatctatgtcggatGGGCTACAAAGACTGCTATTGAAACCCTGCAGAAGCTGCATGAACTTGATAAAGCGGAAACGCTTAGCAGTGagtttattaataatattgaagATGAAACGAACAATTCTACTGAATCACGCGGGAGTATTGATGATATCAAATCAGAAGATGTTACAACTTGTATCAAGATGTTCGAAATCGATGTTGTACCAAAGGAAGATAATGCaagtgttgaagaagaaaatgagaagTGA